The Paucidesulfovibrio gracilis DSM 16080 genome contains a region encoding:
- a CDS encoding DNA internalization-related competence protein ComEC/Rec2 — protein MRRQILILGFACGIATIRWPLAGVVSLAVMIVVYARSWRPVFFWAVVLLCFAGGYWYAGNQSPNSTDQSLELPSEKVQLSGKIRSVTGRPGKRWQVVLEDAAFVQVPGASSQRLDGGVVWYWHHAPFRPRPGQFVTFQTSLNRVSGFGNPGAWDYGWYWRAQGVEFSAYCSGMKHVSFDALPDSVLGDFRDTLRRNLLSITPEGQGRAMLLALLMGDRFELAPSTINLMRQAGLSHTLALSGLHLGFVASLGLILAWGIGALFPRIYLWIPRPKLAVLLAAPLVAGYVWLGQATPSLVRASLMFAFWGGLLVCGRGRILLDGLFLAVLCILLISPLALFDIRFQLSVVAVSGIALLYPFVHSVLPRGDGYRRIAAWAVGLLGVSLCASVALLPVTAHLFGMITPNLLMNLFWLPLLGLVVMPLGMAGMMLGVVSWASPVAGVLLTSAAMLLEWMLGVVEAVGAAGMLPMWRLLRPLWPEMLGAAVVLICFILFSRDSRFLRWPVLLLGLLLLWGPHWWVGWEDASPEVRLEVLDVGQGQALLIRLPGGGRALVDGGGLRSRTLEVGRDVVAPYLTLGRPPRIGTIVLTHPHMDHYKGLVHLLEFFQVKKFFHTGHWPGGHWGDEMQALLKQAGIVPQVVRTGMRIVLAPEVELFTLMPPKGEEPPSTNDESVVLLLRWQGRNLALLPGDAEEWSLRQMVAMERDYSCPVLVLPHHGSATGVVPEFYERVSPKLGLCSCGRYGRTPLPAPELLVLPAMQRTLVADTATYGLLRVSWSRPDAHPNLTVGRPSRNMPVDTRMVRIELP, from the coding sequence ATGCGCAGGCAAATTCTGATTCTTGGATTTGCCTGCGGTATTGCCACAATTCGTTGGCCCCTGGCCGGGGTTGTGAGTTTGGCCGTCATGATCGTCGTATATGCACGATCATGGCGGCCTGTCTTTTTTTGGGCGGTTGTACTGCTGTGTTTTGCCGGTGGCTATTGGTATGCCGGGAATCAGTCTCCAAATTCCACGGATCAGTCGTTGGAGTTGCCCTCCGAGAAGGTGCAGCTTTCTGGAAAGATACGTTCCGTTACCGGGCGCCCAGGGAAACGGTGGCAAGTCGTGCTTGAGGATGCAGCGTTTGTGCAGGTGCCGGGTGCCTCCTCCCAACGGCTGGATGGCGGTGTGGTCTGGTATTGGCACCATGCGCCTTTTCGCCCTCGTCCAGGCCAATTCGTGACATTTCAAACTTCATTGAATCGGGTATCAGGGTTCGGCAACCCCGGCGCGTGGGACTACGGTTGGTATTGGCGTGCTCAAGGCGTGGAGTTCAGCGCCTATTGCAGCGGCATGAAACATGTGTCCTTCGATGCCCTGCCGGACTCTGTCCTGGGGGATTTTCGTGACACGTTGCGCCGGAACCTGCTTTCCATCACCCCGGAAGGGCAGGGGCGGGCCATGTTGCTCGCCCTGCTGATGGGGGATCGGTTTGAACTAGCTCCATCCACCATCAACCTGATGCGACAAGCCGGATTGTCGCACACGTTGGCATTGTCCGGGTTGCATCTTGGGTTTGTTGCATCGTTGGGCCTGATTTTAGCCTGGGGGATAGGGGCGTTGTTTCCCCGTATCTATTTGTGGATTCCCCGTCCCAAACTGGCTGTGTTGCTTGCCGCTCCTTTGGTTGCGGGGTATGTCTGGCTGGGGCAGGCTACCCCTTCCCTGGTGAGGGCGTCGCTTATGTTCGCGTTTTGGGGCGGGCTTCTTGTGTGTGGGCGTGGGCGCATTCTCCTGGATGGTCTTTTTCTGGCCGTATTGTGTATTCTCCTGATTTCCCCGCTGGCATTGTTCGATATTCGTTTTCAACTGTCAGTCGTTGCGGTGTCGGGCATCGCTTTGTTGTATCCCTTTGTACATTCCGTCTTGCCACGAGGTGACGGATATCGCCGCATTGCGGCTTGGGCTGTGGGATTGTTGGGCGTAAGTTTGTGTGCAAGCGTAGCCCTGCTCCCGGTTACCGCGCATCTTTTTGGCATGATTACGCCGAATTTATTGATGAATCTTTTTTGGTTGCCCCTGCTGGGGCTTGTCGTCATGCCGTTGGGCATGGCCGGAATGATGCTAGGGGTGGTTTCTTGGGCCTCACCAGTGGCCGGGGTTTTATTGACCTCGGCTGCTATGCTTTTGGAATGGATGCTTGGAGTTGTCGAAGCGGTTGGAGCGGCTGGTATGCTGCCCATGTGGCGTCTTTTGCGACCTCTTTGGCCCGAGATGCTGGGCGCGGCTGTCGTTTTGATTTGTTTTATCCTGTTTAGCAGAGACTCCCGTTTCCTTCGCTGGCCGGTGCTGCTTTTGGGGTTGCTTTTGCTTTGGGGACCGCATTGGTGGGTGGGCTGGGAGGATGCCTCCCCCGAAGTGCGGCTGGAAGTCTTGGATGTTGGCCAGGGGCAGGCGTTGCTCATCCGACTCCCCGGAGGCGGCCGGGCGCTGGTGGATGGGGGTGGTCTGCGGAGCAGAACCCTGGAGGTCGGGCGTGACGTGGTGGCCCCATATCTCACACTGGGGAGACCTCCGAGGATCGGAACTATTGTCCTGACGCATCCGCATATGGACCATTACAAGGGACTGGTGCATCTCTTGGAGTTTTTTCAAGTCAAAAAGTTTTTTCACACGGGGCATTGGCCCGGCGGGCATTGGGGTGACGAAATGCAGGCCTTGCTGAAACAAGCCGGAATTGTGCCGCAGGTGGTTCGAACCGGCATGAGGATCGTTTTGGCTCCCGAGGTCGAATTGTTCACCCTTATGCCTCCAAAGGGAGAGGAACCACCGAGCACCAACGATGAATCCGTGGTGCTGCTTTTGCGATGGCAGGGGCGTAATCTGGCGTTGCTGCCCGGAGATGCTGAAGAATGGAGCCTGCGGCAAATGGTGGCGATGGAACGTGACTATTCCTGTCCTGTCTTAGTGTTGCCGCACCATGGGAGCGCAACGGGTGTCGTTCCGGAGTTTTATGAACGAGTGTCCCCGAAGCTGGGGCTTTGTTCCTGTGGCCGGTATGGGCGTACTCCGCTTCCTGCCCCGGAGTTGCTGGTTCTCCCTGCCATGCAGCGGACCCTCGTGGCGGATACCGCCACTTACGGGCTGTTGCGGGTGTCGTGGTCCCGGCCGGACGCACATCCGAACTTGACGGTTGGACGTCCGTCCCGCAACATGCCGGTAGATACAAGAATGGTTCGAATAGAGTTGCCGTGA
- a CDS encoding MBL fold metallo-hydrolase: MVCRSGSGCRSGGEVYIRCWGARGSIPVSGPEYIKYGGDTACLEIRTGNSDSVVIVDAGSGVRPLSNSLIREERREYTFLFTHAHWDHILGFPFFKPLYLRDSVIDLYGCPTTQGNMQTLLARTMSAPYFPVPFDELRADIRYGEFCRDAMMLDGMRVECIPLSHPNMGVGFRFSEGDTSFVFLTDNELGHVHRGGRDFSEYVAFCAGADLLLHDAEYLPEEYPQRKGWGHSSFDQVVELALAADVGTLGLFHHNQDRVDADVDDIVARCRALLVERGSDMKCFGVSQTWTTRL, translated from the coding sequence ATGGTTTGCCGGAGCGGATCAGGCTGCCGCTCGGGAGGGGAAGTGTATATACGTTGTTGGGGGGCTCGGGGATCCATTCCCGTTTCCGGACCCGAATATATCAAGTATGGCGGGGATACGGCCTGTCTTGAAATACGAACCGGGAACAGTGACTCCGTCGTTATTGTGGATGCAGGGTCTGGGGTGCGGCCGCTTTCCAATTCGCTTATTCGCGAGGAGCGGCGGGAGTATACTTTTTTATTCACACATGCCCATTGGGACCATATCCTGGGCTTTCCTTTCTTCAAACCGCTGTACCTTCGTGACAGCGTCATAGACCTTTACGGTTGCCCCACAACCCAGGGAAATATGCAGACGTTGCTGGCTCGTACCATGAGCGCTCCCTATTTCCCCGTTCCTTTTGATGAACTTCGCGCCGATATCCGCTACGGCGAATTTTGCCGGGATGCCATGATGCTGGACGGCATGCGCGTGGAGTGCATACCGCTCAGCCATCCCAATATGGGGGTTGGTTTTCGCTTTAGCGAAGGGGATACGTCCTTTGTCTTTTTAACGGATAATGAGTTGGGGCATGTCCATCGTGGCGGACGGGACTTTTCGGAGTATGTTGCGTTTTGCGCCGGGGCCGACCTGCTTTTGCATGATGCCGAGTACCTTCCAGAGGAATATCCACAACGAAAAGGGTGGGGACATTCCTCATTCGACCAGGTCGTAGAGCTGGCCTTGGCAGCCGACGTCGGGACGCTGGGACTCTTCCATCATAACCAGGATCGCGTGGATGCTGATGTGGACGATATTGTCGCACGGTGTCGGGCGCTCTTGGTGGAACGTGGATCCGACATGAAGTGTTTTGGGGTTTCCCAGACCTGGACCACCAGGCTTTGA
- a CDS encoding response regulator, producing MRALIVDDDFYSRSMLHDMLRTVAYCDIAVNGEEAVYAFKQSLENQTPYDLVCLDLVMPEMDGQQALREIRALETEYGTHPTQETKVIVITMLDDKKETHDAFFLGGATSYLVKPVEQDKLLAELRSLKLLDEVES from the coding sequence ATGCGGGCCTTGATCGTTGACGACGACTTCTATTCCAGAAGCATGCTGCACGATATGCTGCGTACCGTTGCCTACTGTGATATCGCCGTGAATGGCGAAGAAGCGGTCTACGCCTTCAAGCAATCATTGGAGAATCAAACCCCGTATGATTTGGTCTGTCTTGATTTGGTCATGCCGGAAATGGACGGACAACAAGCACTTCGGGAAATTCGGGCATTGGAGACGGAGTACGGTACGCACCCGACGCAGGAGACCAAGGTCATCGTCATAACGATGCTGGATGATAAGAAGGAAACGCATGACGCGTTTTTCCTTGGCGGTGCAACCTCCTACCTCGTCAAGCCTGTTGAGCAGGACAAGCTGCTTGCGGAGCTGCGCAGTCTGAAGCTCTTGGATGAGGTGGAAAGCTGA
- a CDS encoding PSP1 domain-containing protein: MSHILGVKFTDYGQVYYFSSGAFVVDKGQDVIVRTEQGMGLGKVVTKEPSQEETEDRYTPIYRLANEEDQKVQADNAELARSAFRFCRKCVQKRSLEMKLVDVEVFFDRSKMIFYFTAPGRIDFRELIKDLVREYRTRIELRQIGVRHETQMLGALGNCGQMCCCRRFMRKFVPVTIKMAKEQNLFLNPTKISGICGRLLCCLSFEQDAYESFHRECPKTGKRFSTSLGLVRVIRSNFFKKTLTVLLEDGSERELELDEWHEIVNKPPSEETLAQQEAAKRNGRGRQNSRGGGRTRSRAPRSGQGRKGTDSRGNKPETEVRGGKGGADDAQSSEGAGRPAKPVSQERPEKNGAAGETKKGRSGRKPRRRRKKTRPNKKSNSTGE; the protein is encoded by the coding sequence ATGAGTCATATACTTGGTGTTAAATTTACTGACTATGGTCAGGTGTACTATTTTTCCTCGGGAGCCTTTGTCGTGGACAAGGGCCAGGACGTCATCGTGCGCACGGAACAGGGCATGGGGCTGGGGAAAGTCGTCACCAAGGAGCCGTCTCAGGAAGAAACCGAAGACCGATACACTCCTATTTATCGGTTGGCCAACGAAGAGGATCAGAAGGTTCAAGCCGATAATGCGGAATTGGCGCGCTCGGCTTTTCGGTTTTGCAGAAAATGTGTGCAGAAACGCAGCCTTGAAATGAAGCTGGTCGATGTTGAGGTCTTTTTCGATCGCAGCAAGATGATTTTTTATTTTACGGCACCGGGACGCATTGATTTTCGTGAACTGATTAAAGACTTGGTGCGGGAGTATCGGACCAGGATTGAATTGCGGCAGATCGGTGTGCGGCATGAAACCCAGATGCTCGGTGCGCTGGGAAATTGTGGCCAGATGTGCTGTTGTCGCCGCTTTATGCGGAAATTTGTTCCAGTGACCATCAAGATGGCCAAAGAGCAAAATCTTTTTTTGAATCCAACCAAAATTTCAGGCATTTGCGGACGGCTGTTGTGCTGCCTTAGCTTTGAGCAGGATGCCTACGAAAGCTTTCACCGAGAATGCCCGAAGACCGGCAAGCGGTTTTCCACCTCGTTAGGATTGGTCCGGGTCATTCGTTCCAACTTTTTTAAGAAGACTCTGACGGTATTGCTTGAGGATGGATCCGAACGGGAGTTGGAACTTGACGAATGGCACGAGATCGTGAACAAGCCTCCCAGTGAAGAAACATTGGCGCAGCAGGAAGCGGCCAAGCGGAACGGCCGAGGACGGCAGAATTCCCGTGGTGGTGGACGAACCAGATCCAGGGCGCCTCGTTCCGGTCAGGGCCGGAAGGGGACGGATTCCCGCGGCAACAAGCCCGAGACCGAGGTGCGCGGAGGCAAGGGCGGGGCAGACGATGCTCAGAGCAGCGAGGGGGCGGGGAGGCCCGCCAAGCCGGTGTCGCAGGAGCGACCGGAAAAAAATGGGGCCGCCGGAGAAACCAAAAAAGGACGCTCCGGTCGCAAGCCACGTCGCCGCAGAAAAAAGACACGCCCAAATAAAAAATCAAACAGTACAGGTGAGTGA
- the metG gene encoding methionine--tRNA ligase, translating to MDSFYITTPIFYVNAKPHLGHAYTAIIADAVTRFHKLMGRDTFFLTGTDEHGDKIVKAAEANGETPKEYVDKISALFQNMWPNLKVENDKFIRTTDPEHIKVVQDVLQRVYDKGDIYFGEYGGHYCFGCERFYTEKELVDGKCPQHETKPEYIAEKNYFFKMSQYQGWLLDHIKKHPDFVRPERYRKEVVSLLESGALEDLCISRPKSRLEWGIELPFDKDYVCYVWFDALINYISALGWPEGDGVKRYWPAVNHLIAKDILKPHAVFWPTMLKSAGIEPYQHLNVHGYWLIKDTKMSKSLGNVVEPLDMIKTYGLNAFRYFLLREMSFGQDASFSEEALVGRLNADLANDLGNLFNRTLSMTHKYFDGVIPAPDDAEEIEDAEIKKLGQKAMETFQAEFAEMRFARALEGLWELVRGLNKYIDTVQPWALYKEKKLKRLATVMYVMLENMRKIAVHVWPVMPEAAVNMLQQLGVDFDPQKVDISKEMDVWGLLDTGIAVAESSNLFPRVDLPKNDVPGEGEGTKKQKKTSKSPKTEAVSEEFIAFEDFQKLDLRVGTVVEVEKHPDADRLLLVRVDLGESDGPRQVVAGLAEFFKPEELQGRQVVMVANLKPRKLRKQLSQGMILAVKTENGMELLTASGEVPGGSKVS from the coding sequence GTGGATAGTTTTTACATTACCACGCCCATTTTTTATGTGAATGCAAAACCGCATCTGGGTCACGCATATACCGCCATCATTGCGGATGCCGTTACCCGCTTCCATAAGCTGATGGGGCGCGATACGTTTTTTCTGACCGGGACCGATGAGCACGGTGATAAGATTGTCAAAGCGGCCGAGGCCAATGGCGAAACGCCCAAGGAGTATGTGGACAAGATCAGCGCCCTGTTCCAGAACATGTGGCCGAATCTGAAGGTGGAAAACGACAAGTTTATCCGCACCACTGATCCGGAGCATATTAAAGTGGTCCAGGACGTGCTTCAGCGCGTGTATGACAAGGGCGATATTTATTTTGGCGAGTATGGCGGCCACTACTGCTTTGGGTGCGAACGGTTCTACACGGAAAAAGAGTTGGTGGACGGCAAATGTCCCCAGCACGAAACCAAGCCGGAATACATCGCTGAAAAAAACTATTTCTTCAAAATGTCTCAATACCAGGGCTGGCTTCTGGATCATATCAAGAAGCATCCCGACTTCGTGCGGCCGGAACGCTACCGCAAGGAAGTGGTCAGCCTGCTGGAGTCGGGCGCTTTGGAGGATCTGTGCATTTCACGGCCCAAGAGTCGTTTGGAGTGGGGAATCGAACTGCCCTTTGACAAAGACTACGTGTGCTATGTCTGGTTTGATGCACTGATCAACTATATTTCCGCGCTTGGCTGGCCTGAAGGTGACGGCGTCAAACGTTACTGGCCGGCAGTCAATCATTTGATTGCCAAGGATATTCTCAAGCCGCATGCTGTGTTCTGGCCCACCATGCTCAAGTCTGCGGGCATTGAGCCGTATCAGCATCTGAATGTTCATGGCTACTGGCTGATTAAGGACACCAAGATGTCTAAGTCCCTGGGAAATGTCGTAGAACCCTTGGACATGATTAAGACATACGGTCTGAACGCTTTCCGCTATTTTCTGCTCCGGGAAATGAGTTTCGGCCAGGATGCCAGCTTTTCCGAGGAGGCACTTGTTGGGCGTCTCAACGCGGATTTGGCCAATGATCTTGGCAACCTGTTCAACCGCACCCTCTCAATGACCCATAAGTATTTCGATGGAGTGATCCCCGCTCCTGACGATGCTGAGGAGATAGAGGATGCGGAGATCAAAAAGTTGGGTCAAAAGGCCATGGAGACGTTTCAGGCGGAATTTGCGGAGATGCGTTTTGCCCGTGCGCTGGAAGGTCTCTGGGAGCTGGTACGCGGCTTGAATAAGTACATTGACACTGTGCAGCCGTGGGCGTTGTACAAGGAAAAAAAGCTCAAGCGGCTGGCTACGGTCATGTACGTGATGCTGGAAAATATGCGTAAAATCGCCGTGCATGTCTGGCCTGTCATGCCTGAGGCTGCGGTGAACATGCTACAGCAGCTTGGCGTTGATTTTGACCCGCAAAAGGTTGATATCTCGAAAGAAATGGACGTGTGGGGCTTGCTGGATACCGGCATTGCCGTGGCCGAGTCCTCCAATCTTTTCCCTCGGGTCGACTTGCCCAAAAACGATGTTCCGGGCGAGGGCGAGGGAACCAAAAAGCAGAAGAAAACGTCGAAGTCCCCAAAGACTGAAGCGGTCTCTGAAGAATTTATTGCGTTTGAGGACTTCCAAAAGCTCGATTTGCGGGTTGGGACCGTCGTGGAAGTGGAAAAGCATCCTGATGCGGACAGGCTTTTGCTGGTGCGTGTGGATCTCGGTGAATCCGACGGTCCTCGGCAGGTTGTTGCCGGGCTTGCGGAGTTCTTTAAGCCGGAAGAATTGCAGGGTCGTCAGGTTGTGATGGTTGCCAATCTGAAGCCTCGAAAGCTTCGGAAACAGCTCTCACAGGGAATGATCCTGGCCGTAAAGACCGAGAACGGGATGGAGTTGCTTACAGCCTCCGGCGAGGTTCCTGGTGGAAGTAAGGTGAGCTGA